Proteins co-encoded in one Arthrobacter globiformis genomic window:
- a CDS encoding helix-turn-helix domain-containing protein: MKALPVEPSNVPVAIGSRIRAARQSQRLTIEQVADATGLTKGFLSRVERDLTSPSVASLVTLCQVLSISIGDLFAAPETHLTKRDAGPRISLGGEGIVERLLTARSERRVQIIQAVIDPRGRGESELYAVDCDVDVLHVIKGTIKLILTNEEYELTTGDTVTFPGREPHTWVNPTDEPVEVLWVLVPAASQ; encoded by the coding sequence ATGAAGGCACTTCCAGTTGAGCCGAGCAATGTTCCGGTTGCCATCGGTTCAAGAATCCGTGCCGCGCGCCAGTCCCAGCGGCTCACCATAGAGCAGGTGGCTGACGCCACCGGGTTAACCAAAGGCTTTCTCAGCCGCGTGGAACGGGACCTGACCTCGCCCTCCGTGGCGTCCCTCGTAACTCTGTGCCAGGTTCTGTCAATCTCCATTGGCGATCTGTTCGCTGCGCCGGAAACACACCTGACCAAGCGGGACGCCGGTCCCCGCATCTCCCTCGGCGGTGAGGGGATCGTGGAGCGGCTGCTGACCGCGCGGTCCGAACGGCGCGTGCAGATCATCCAGGCCGTCATCGATCCGCGGGGCCGCGGCGAATCGGAACTGTATGCCGTTGACTGCGACGTCGATGTCCTGCATGTGATCAAGGGGACCATTAAACTCATCCTCACCAACGAGGAGTATGAGCTGACCACCGGCGATACCGTCACCTTCCCGGGCCGGGAACCTCACACCTGGGTCAATCCGACCGATGAGCCCGTCGAGGTTCTCTGGGTGCTGGTGCCGGCTGCCAGCCAGTAG
- the speB gene encoding agmatinase, with product MEELRIEANGNLGPIDSSRIPRYAGAATYARLPRLDQVAKSDITVVGVPFDSGVSYRPGARFGANHVREASRLLRPYNPAWDVSPFENCQVADAGDMAVNPFNINEAIETIQQNALDLTAGGSKLLTLGGDHTIALPLLRAAAERAGGPIAMLHFDAHLDTWDTYFGAEYTHGTPFRRAVEEGILDTEAISHIGTRGPLYGKKDLDDDHRFGFGIVTSADVYYQGVLETVAKVRDRIGDRPLYISVDIDVLDPAHAPGTGTPEAGGITSRELLEIIRGFRGMNLVGADVVEVAPAYDHAEITGVAASHVAYELVTLMADNTVAGDRFGAETGYAAQALGREARRPAGFAAASPAPAGNGAVRAAVGEYSK from the coding sequence TTGGAAGAGCTGCGCATCGAAGCCAACGGCAACCTTGGCCCCATCGATTCATCCCGTATTCCCCGTTACGCCGGGGCGGCAACCTATGCCCGGCTGCCGCGCCTGGACCAGGTGGCCAAGTCCGACATCACCGTGGTGGGAGTGCCCTTTGATTCCGGCGTCTCCTACCGCCCCGGTGCCCGCTTCGGCGCCAACCACGTCCGCGAGGCCAGCCGGCTGCTCCGCCCGTACAACCCGGCCTGGGACGTCAGCCCGTTCGAGAACTGCCAGGTGGCCGACGCCGGCGACATGGCCGTGAACCCGTTCAACATCAACGAGGCCATCGAGACCATCCAGCAGAACGCCCTCGACCTGACGGCGGGCGGGAGCAAGCTGCTCACGCTGGGCGGTGACCACACCATCGCGCTGCCGCTCCTGCGCGCAGCAGCCGAGCGTGCCGGCGGCCCCATCGCCATGCTGCATTTCGATGCCCACCTGGACACCTGGGACACCTACTTCGGTGCGGAGTACACCCACGGAACGCCGTTCCGCCGTGCCGTGGAGGAGGGCATCCTGGACACCGAGGCCATCAGCCACATCGGCACCCGCGGCCCGCTGTACGGCAAGAAGGACCTCGACGACGACCACCGCTTCGGGTTCGGCATCGTCACCTCCGCGGACGTTTACTACCAGGGCGTCCTTGAGACTGTGGCCAAGGTCCGGGACCGGATCGGAGACCGTCCGCTGTACATCTCCGTGGACATCGACGTTTTGGACCCCGCCCACGCGCCCGGAACCGGCACGCCGGAAGCCGGCGGCATCACCAGCCGTGAGCTGCTGGAGATCATCCGCGGCTTCCGCGGCATGAACCTCGTCGGCGCCGACGTCGTTGAAGTGGCCCCGGCCTACGACCACGCCGAGATTACCGGCGTGGCCGCCAGCCACGTTGCCTACGAACTGGTCACCCTTATGGCGGACAATACCGTCGCGGGCGACCGCTTCGGTGCCGAGACCGGCTACGCGGCCCAGGCGCTGGGCCGCGAAGCCCGCCGTCCGGCAGGGTTCGCCGCAGCCTCGCCCGCGCCGGCCGGCAACGGCGCTGTCCGTGCCGCTGTGGGGGAGTACTCCAAGTGA
- a CDS encoding thiamine pyrophosphate-binding protein yields MTAVESGAASAPAGAGDGPSGAGAGTGVRNGGDLVVETLEALGAKTVFGIPGQHALGLFDAMGRGNLKFVSSRLENNSAFAADGYSRATGEVGVLFLSTGPGALTSLAGLQEAYATGVPMVVVASQIPLEGLGARRKGMLHQLDDQKASAANVTKSQRLIQHASGIPSAIQDAWTEAISSPQGPVWLEVPQNVLLDPIMVPPVEDALAEAADNPPRVELVREAVKWLSTAERPAIIAGGGTRRGRAEKSLLSIAEKLRAPVICTPGGNGAFPWNHELSLQSWIEDRHMTDLLEDADVLVVIGSSLGEVTSNYFTFEPRGRIIQIDAEPRVLESNRPGLGIRADAGQALAALDESLTEPHGERANWHGTSPEDLVRESLRKVKDRLESQDLAKELTFMADIREAVPADMQTFWDMTISAYWGWSCWDAREGQFHSAQGAGGLGYGFPAAIGGAVGLETVGKSAASARVLAVSGDGSAMYSIAELATAKQHNVPVTWLIVDDGGYGILREYMVGAFGKATATELARPDFVKLAESFGVPATRVAPENVGDALKAGFAADGPNVVVVETLLKMFAPTHLDG; encoded by the coding sequence GTGACCGCCGTCGAGTCCGGCGCGGCGTCTGCTCCCGCAGGGGCAGGCGACGGTCCCTCGGGAGCAGGCGCTGGGACCGGTGTCCGCAACGGCGGGGATCTCGTCGTCGAGACCCTGGAGGCGCTGGGAGCGAAGACGGTGTTCGGCATCCCCGGCCAGCACGCGCTGGGCCTCTTCGACGCGATGGGTCGGGGCAACCTTAAGTTCGTGTCCTCCCGCCTGGAGAACAACAGCGCCTTCGCCGCCGACGGATACTCGCGGGCCACAGGGGAGGTGGGCGTGCTGTTCCTGTCCACCGGGCCGGGCGCGCTGACATCTCTGGCCGGGCTGCAGGAAGCCTACGCCACGGGGGTGCCCATGGTGGTGGTTGCCAGCCAGATCCCCCTCGAGGGCCTGGGCGCCCGCCGGAAGGGCATGCTGCACCAGCTCGATGACCAGAAGGCGTCGGCCGCGAATGTCACCAAGAGCCAGCGCCTGATCCAGCACGCGTCCGGTATTCCGTCCGCCATCCAGGACGCCTGGACAGAGGCGATTTCCTCGCCGCAGGGCCCGGTCTGGCTCGAGGTCCCGCAGAACGTGCTGCTGGACCCCATCATGGTGCCGCCCGTGGAGGATGCGCTGGCCGAAGCGGCGGACAACCCGCCGCGCGTCGAGCTTGTCCGGGAAGCCGTGAAATGGCTGTCGACGGCGGAACGTCCCGCCATCATCGCCGGCGGCGGAACCCGCCGGGGCCGAGCGGAAAAGTCGCTGCTCTCGATCGCGGAAAAGCTCCGGGCTCCCGTCATTTGCACGCCCGGCGGCAACGGGGCCTTCCCGTGGAACCACGAACTGTCGCTGCAGTCGTGGATCGAGGACCGGCACATGACGGACCTCCTCGAGGACGCTGACGTCCTGGTGGTCATCGGCTCCTCCCTCGGCGAGGTCACATCCAATTACTTTACTTTTGAACCGCGCGGCAGGATCATCCAGATCGACGCCGAACCGCGTGTGCTGGAATCCAACCGTCCCGGCCTGGGCATCAGGGCCGACGCCGGCCAGGCACTGGCTGCCCTCGACGAATCACTCACGGAGCCGCACGGCGAACGCGCCAACTGGCACGGGACCTCGCCGGAGGACCTCGTCCGCGAGTCGCTGCGCAAGGTGAAGGACCGGCTGGAATCGCAGGACCTGGCCAAGGAACTGACGTTCATGGCCGATATCCGCGAGGCTGTTCCGGCAGACATGCAGACATTCTGGGACATGACCATCTCGGCGTACTGGGGCTGGAGCTGCTGGGACGCCCGCGAGGGCCAGTTCCACTCCGCCCAGGGTGCCGGCGGCCTTGGCTACGGCTTCCCGGCAGCGATCGGCGGTGCCGTGGGCCTGGAAACCGTGGGCAAGTCCGCGGCTTCGGCCCGCGTGCTAGCTGTCTCGGGAGACGGTTCGGCCATGTACTCCATCGCCGAACTCGCCACCGCCAAGCAGCACAACGTCCCGGTCACCTGGCTGATCGTGGACGACGGCGGCTACGGCATCCTGCGCGAATACATGGTGGGCGCCTTCGGCAAGGCCACCGCCACCGAACTCGCGCGGCCGGACTTCGTGAAGCTGGCCGAATCCTTCGGCGTTCCCGCCACCCGGGTGGCACCGGAAAACGTGGGGGACGCGCTCAAGGCGGGCTTCGCCGCGGACGGCCCGAACGTCGTCGTCGTCGAAACACTGCTGAAGATGTTCGCACCGACCCACCTGGACGGCTAG
- a CDS encoding MarR family winged helix-turn-helix transcriptional regulator, translating into MAVEPNTAAELVRQIFDLQRAVRCVAVSNSRGLEAGVALQGVLRFVGERESRATHLAARLGVSAPVLSRHIAELEELGLVHRRPDPDDGRAQLVALTDAGRAKLVEIEDHRVATLQEFLQDWSQQDAEETAKVLSKLAESLRESARATTAGPIATTTKRKEQFIG; encoded by the coding sequence ATGGCAGTTGAGCCAAACACAGCGGCCGAACTCGTGCGGCAGATCTTCGACCTCCAGCGCGCCGTCCGGTGCGTGGCCGTCTCCAACTCGCGCGGCCTGGAGGCGGGAGTTGCCCTGCAGGGCGTCCTCCGCTTCGTGGGGGAGAGGGAATCCCGCGCCACGCACCTGGCCGCACGGCTGGGCGTCAGCGCGCCCGTCCTCAGCCGGCACATCGCAGAGCTTGAGGAACTCGGGCTGGTCCACCGCAGGCCCGACCCCGACGACGGGCGGGCGCAGTTGGTCGCCCTGACGGACGCCGGCCGCGCGAAGCTCGTTGAGATCGAGGATCACCGCGTAGCCACCCTGCAGGAATTCCTGCAGGACTGGAGCCAGCAGGACGCCGAGGAGACGGCGAAAGTACTCTCCAAACTCGCGGAATCCCTTCGGGAATCCGCCCGGGCAACGACGGCCGGCCCCATCGCAACCACTACCAAACGCAAGGAGCAGTTCATTGGCTAG
- a CDS encoding MDR family MFS transporter: protein MASHAAVPATATSRPSAHPPQAPMTHRQIMEALTGLLAAFFTAILSSTIVANALPTIMSELKGTQTDFAWVITAALLANAATTPIWGKLADLFDKKVLVQLSIVIFVAGSVMAGLSQTIPLLLTARVVQGIAMGGLTALAQAIIGSMIPPRDRGKYSGYMGAVMAVGTAGGPLLGGFIVDSPLGWRWTFFVCVPLAVVALILLQITLKIQHVKRPAKIDWLGSILLTTGVSLLLIWVSFAGNPDYYDWWSWQSALMVGGGVALLALLLVVESKVSQPIIPLKIISERTTALAIWASVAVGVAMFGSSTFLGQYFQVARGATPTEAGLLTLPMITGNLIGSVLSGQLISRTGKWKRYLIAGSVLLIGGLGLAGTMDHTTELWQSGVFTAILGLGLGMLMQNLVLAVQNTVSASDIGTASASVAFFRSVGGAVGVSVLGAIMSNRVKELATQGLADAGIRAGSGASGASLDLADMPAPIRDIMRAAYGDATAEIFLIAGAIAVVALIAVLLIKEQPLRRTVDIRPDAAAPASADSGAGPARDSEQGSGLPAAEYSDDDLEREFAEVLTRQLADDAKEPSYPGRQRLAERVLPMNEPPARARTMLAEKHNQTADLVPLIQETQGLLAEQQLQLAKALSAVARQAEQQRIIAQEQARVGAELKALSRRLAKERKLQSAAAHYIASHGKHRGE, encoded by the coding sequence TTGGCTAGCCACGCTGCCGTCCCCGCGACGGCCACGTCACGCCCTTCGGCCCACCCGCCCCAGGCCCCCATGACGCACCGGCAGATCATGGAGGCCCTCACCGGGCTCCTGGCGGCCTTCTTCACCGCGATCCTCAGCAGCACCATCGTGGCCAACGCGCTGCCCACCATCATGTCCGAGCTCAAGGGCACACAGACGGACTTCGCGTGGGTCATCACTGCCGCATTGCTGGCCAACGCCGCCACCACGCCGATCTGGGGCAAACTCGCTGACCTGTTCGACAAGAAGGTCCTGGTCCAGCTCAGCATCGTGATCTTCGTGGCCGGATCGGTGATGGCCGGCCTGTCGCAGACCATCCCGCTGCTGCTGACGGCCCGCGTTGTCCAGGGCATCGCCATGGGCGGCCTGACTGCCCTGGCCCAGGCGATCATCGGCTCCATGATTCCGCCGCGGGACCGCGGAAAGTACTCCGGCTACATGGGCGCAGTCATGGCCGTCGGCACGGCCGGCGGGCCGCTGCTTGGCGGTTTCATCGTTGACAGCCCGCTGGGCTGGCGCTGGACGTTCTTCGTCTGCGTTCCGCTCGCCGTCGTCGCACTCATCCTGCTGCAGATCACCCTCAAGATCCAGCACGTCAAGCGGCCGGCCAAGATCGACTGGCTCGGCTCCATCCTCCTCACCACCGGCGTCAGCCTTCTCCTCATCTGGGTATCGTTCGCCGGAAACCCCGACTACTACGACTGGTGGTCCTGGCAGTCGGCACTGATGGTGGGCGGCGGTGTCGCCCTGCTGGCACTGCTTCTGGTGGTGGAATCAAAGGTCTCGCAGCCCATCATCCCGCTCAAGATCATCTCCGAGCGCACCACCGCCCTGGCCATCTGGGCCTCCGTGGCCGTGGGCGTGGCAATGTTCGGCTCCTCGACCTTCCTGGGCCAGTACTTCCAGGTGGCACGCGGCGCAACACCCACCGAGGCGGGCCTCCTGACCCTGCCCATGATCACCGGCAACCTGATTGGCTCCGTGCTTTCCGGCCAGCTCATTAGCCGAACCGGCAAATGGAAGCGCTACCTGATCGCCGGGTCGGTCCTGCTGATCGGCGGGCTGGGCCTTGCCGGCACCATGGACCACACCACGGAACTGTGGCAGTCCGGCGTCTTCACCGCGATCCTGGGCCTCGGGCTCGGCATGCTCATGCAGAACCTCGTCCTGGCCGTACAGAACACCGTCAGCGCCAGCGACATCGGCACGGCCAGTGCGTCTGTAGCTTTCTTCCGTTCAGTGGGCGGTGCGGTTGGCGTGTCCGTGCTGGGTGCGATCATGAGCAACCGGGTCAAGGAACTGGCCACCCAGGGGCTTGCCGACGCTGGCATCCGGGCAGGCTCCGGCGCTTCCGGCGCCAGCCTGGACCTGGCCGACATGCCTGCCCCGATCCGGGACATCATGCGGGCGGCCTACGGCGATGCCACGGCAGAGATCTTCCTGATTGCCGGTGCCATCGCGGTTGTTGCCCTTATCGCCGTGCTCCTGATCAAGGAACAGCCGCTGCGCCGGACCGTTGATATCCGACCCGATGCTGCTGCTCCGGCTTCCGCTGATTCCGGTGCGGGGCCCGCCCGGGACTCCGAACAGGGTTCCGGGCTGCCCGCCGCTGAGTATTCCGACGACGACCTCGAGCGTGAGTTCGCGGAAGTGCTGACCCGCCAACTGGCCGACGATGCCAAGGAGCCGTCCTACCCCGGCAGGCAGCGGCTGGCGGAACGCGTCCTGCCGATGAACGAACCGCCGGCGCGGGCCCGGACCATGCTGGCCGAGAAGCACAACCAAACTGCGGACCTGGTGCCGCTCATCCAGGAAACGCAGGGGCTTCTCGCGGAACAGCAGCTTCAGCTGGCCAAGGCACTGAGCGCCGTCGCCCGGCAGGCCGAGCAGCAGCGGATCATCGCGCAGGAGCAGGCCCGGGTAGGCGCCGAACTGAAGGCACTGAGCCGGCGGCTGGCCAAGGAACGAAAGCTCCAGAGCGCCGCCGCACACTACATCGCCTCGCACGGCAAGCATCGCGGCGAATAG
- a CDS encoding ABC transporter ATP-binding protein encodes MLVTLIRRYSRPYLPYILAVIAFQLASTIAALYLPSLNAQIIDEGVSRGDTDFIWRTGAVMLLVAFLQVGAAVAGVYFGSKTAMAVGRDLRRGVFRKVTSFSAKDVNSFGAPTLITRGTNDVQQVQMLVLMGLNFMVSTPIMCIGGIIMALREDINLSWLVWVSVPILIVVVGYIVVRLMPLFRSMQKKIDRINEVLREQIIGIRVVRAFVREPYETERFGQANKELTDVSLKIGALFVLMFPAIGMILHLSTAAVLWFGGQRVDSGDMQVGSLTAFLQYLLQILIAVMMGTFMAMMIPRASVCADRIGEVLDVEPSIHDPERPVTPGQLEGVVEYRNVTFAYPGAEAPVLSNISFTARPGETVAIIGSTGAGKTSLLSLLPRLYDVADGEVLLDGVPVSQLDRAEITRRVALVPQRPYLFSGTIEHNLRFGKPETTDDELWDALHVAQGDGFVKEKKNGLASRIAQGGTNVSGGQRQRLCIARALVTRPKVYLFDDSFSALDVATDARLRAALKRTTADATVIIVAQRISTITEADQILVLDNGRIVDRGTHEELLETSPTYQEIVESQLSVEEVA; translated from the coding sequence ATGCTCGTCACCCTCATACGGCGTTACTCCAGACCGTATTTGCCGTACATTTTGGCTGTCATCGCCTTCCAGCTGGCATCCACCATTGCGGCGCTCTACCTGCCCAGCCTCAACGCCCAGATCATTGACGAGGGCGTCTCCCGCGGCGACACCGATTTCATCTGGCGCACAGGGGCCGTCATGCTCCTCGTGGCCTTCCTCCAGGTGGGCGCCGCCGTTGCCGGCGTCTACTTCGGATCGAAGACTGCCATGGCGGTGGGCCGCGACCTTCGCCGCGGAGTTTTCCGTAAGGTGACCAGCTTCTCGGCCAAGGACGTCAACTCGTTTGGCGCGCCCACCCTGATCACCCGCGGCACGAACGATGTCCAGCAGGTCCAGATGCTGGTGCTGATGGGCCTGAACTTCATGGTGTCCACGCCGATCATGTGCATCGGCGGCATCATCATGGCCCTGCGCGAGGACATCAACCTGTCCTGGCTGGTCTGGGTCTCGGTCCCCATCCTCATTGTGGTGGTCGGATACATCGTGGTGCGCCTCATGCCGCTGTTCCGCTCCATGCAGAAGAAGATCGACCGCATCAATGAGGTCCTGCGCGAGCAGATCATCGGCATCCGCGTGGTCCGCGCCTTCGTCCGGGAACCGTACGAAACCGAGCGCTTCGGCCAGGCCAACAAGGAACTGACGGACGTATCGCTCAAGATCGGCGCGCTGTTCGTCCTGATGTTTCCTGCCATCGGCATGATCCTGCACCTGTCCACCGCGGCCGTGCTCTGGTTCGGCGGCCAGCGGGTGGACTCCGGCGACATGCAGGTCGGCTCCCTGACAGCGTTCCTGCAGTACCTGCTCCAGATCCTCATCGCGGTGATGATGGGCACCTTCATGGCCATGATGATCCCGCGCGCGTCCGTCTGCGCGGACCGCATCGGCGAGGTACTCGACGTCGAACCGTCAATCCATGACCCCGAGCGGCCGGTCACCCCGGGACAGCTGGAGGGCGTGGTGGAGTACCGCAACGTCACGTTCGCCTACCCCGGAGCCGAGGCCCCGGTCCTGAGCAACATCAGCTTTACCGCCCGGCCGGGGGAGACCGTGGCCATCATCGGCTCCACCGGTGCCGGCAAGACCTCCCTGCTCTCGCTGCTGCCGCGGCTCTACGACGTTGCCGACGGCGAAGTCCTCCTCGACGGCGTCCCCGTCAGCCAGCTGGACCGGGCGGAAATCACCAGGCGCGTTGCCCTGGTTCCGCAGCGGCCATATCTGTTCTCCGGAACCATTGAGCACAACCTCCGCTTTGGAAAGCCGGAGACTACCGACGACGAACTCTGGGATGCGCTGCATGTGGCCCAGGGCGACGGTTTCGTGAAGGAAAAGAAAAACGGGCTCGCGTCCCGCATCGCCCAGGGCGGCACCAACGTCTCCGGCGGCCAGCGCCAGCGGCTGTGCATCGCTCGCGCCCTGGTGACCAGGCCAAAGGTCTACCTGTTCGACGACTCCTTCTCGGCGCTCGACGTCGCCACCGACGCCCGGCTGCGTGCCGCGCTCAAGCGCACCACCGCTGATGCCACCGTCATCATCGTGGCGCAGCGCATCTCCACCATCACGGAGGCGGACCAGATCCTTGTGCTGGACAACGGCAGGATCGTGGACCGCGGAACGCATGAGGAGCTCCTCGAAACGTCGCCCACCTACCAGGAAATTGTTGAGTCCCAGCTGAGCGTGGAGGAAGTGGCATGA